A single Streptomyces sannanensis DNA region contains:
- the purD gene encoding phosphoribosylamine--glycine ligase: MKVLVIGGGAREHALCRSLSLDPDVTALHCAPGNAGIAEVAELHPVDALDGAAVARLATELGVGLVVVGPEAPLVAGVADAVRAAGIPCFGPSREAAQLEGSKAFAKDVMAAANVPTARSYVCTTPEEIDEALDAFGAPYVVKDDGLAAGKGVVVTSDLDAAREHALACERVVIEEYLDGPEVSLFAITDGRTVLPLQPAQDFKRALDNDEGPNTGGMGAYSPLPWADPKLVDEVMETVLQPTVDELRRRGTPFSGLLYAGLAITSRGVRVIEFNARFGDPETQVVLARLKTPLASVLLNAAEGTLDVLPPLNWRVDAAVTVVVASHNYPGTPRTGDPIEGLDEVAAQDAPEAYVLHAGTKQDRDAIVSAGGRVLSVTATGKDLAEARERAYRAVGRIRLEGSQHRTDIAAKAAQGS, translated from the coding sequence GTGAAGGTCCTCGTCATCGGCGGCGGCGCCCGCGAACACGCCCTGTGCCGCTCTCTCTCCCTCGACCCCGACGTCACCGCTCTGCACTGCGCCCCCGGCAACGCCGGCATCGCCGAGGTCGCCGAGCTGCACCCGGTGGACGCCCTGGACGGTGCCGCCGTCGCACGCCTGGCCACCGAGCTGGGCGTCGGCCTGGTCGTCGTCGGCCCGGAGGCGCCGCTCGTCGCCGGTGTCGCCGACGCCGTGCGCGCGGCCGGCATTCCCTGCTTCGGTCCCAGCCGGGAGGCGGCGCAGCTGGAGGGTTCCAAGGCCTTCGCCAAGGATGTGATGGCCGCGGCGAACGTGCCCACGGCCCGCAGCTACGTCTGCACCACGCCCGAGGAGATCGACGAGGCCCTGGACGCCTTCGGCGCCCCGTACGTCGTCAAGGACGATGGTCTCGCCGCCGGCAAGGGTGTCGTCGTCACCAGCGACCTCGACGCCGCACGCGAGCACGCCCTCGCCTGTGAGCGTGTCGTCATCGAGGAGTACCTCGACGGCCCCGAGGTGTCCCTCTTCGCCATCACCGACGGCAGGACGGTGCTGCCGCTCCAGCCCGCCCAGGACTTCAAGCGGGCCCTCGACAACGACGAGGGCCCGAACACCGGCGGCATGGGCGCGTACTCCCCGCTTCCGTGGGCCGACCCGAAGCTGGTGGACGAGGTCATGGAGACCGTCCTCCAGCCGACCGTGGACGAGCTGCGCCGGCGCGGTACGCCGTTCTCCGGACTGCTCTACGCCGGTCTGGCGATCACGAGCCGCGGTGTGCGCGTCATCGAGTTCAACGCCCGTTTCGGCGACCCGGAGACCCAGGTGGTCCTGGCCCGCCTGAAGACCCCCCTGGCGAGCGTTCTGCTCAACGCGGCCGAGGGCACGCTCGACGTCCTGCCGCCGCTGAACTGGCGCGTGGACGCGGCCGTGACCGTGGTCGTCGCCTCGCACAACTACCCCGGTACGCCCCGCACCGGCGACCCGATCGAGGGGCTGGACGAGGTCGCGGCCCAGGACGCGCCCGAGGCGTACGTCCTGCACGCCGGTACGAAGCAGGACCGCGACGCGATCGTGAGCGCCGGCGGCCGGGTGCTGTCGGTCACCGCGACCGGCAAGGACCTCGCCGAGGCACGCGAGCGGGCGTACCGGGCGGTGGGCCGGATCCGGCTGGAGGGCTCCCAGCACCGTACGGACATCGCGGCCAAGGCGGCGCAGGGCTCTTGA
- a CDS encoding DNA polymerase III subunit gamma and tau: MSSLALYRRYRPESFAEVIGQEHVTDPLQQALRNNRVNHAYLFSGPRGCGKTTSARILARCLNCEQGPTPTPCGECQSCRDLARNGPGSIDVIEIDAASHGGVDDARELREKAFFGPAASRYKIYIIDEAHMVTSAGFNALLKVVEEPPEHLKFIFATTEPEKVIGTIRSRTHHYPFRLVPPGTLREYLAEVCAKEAIPVEDGVLPLVVRAGAGSVRDSMSVMDQLLAGAGTDGVTYAMATALLGYTDGSLLDSVVDAFAAGDGAAAFEVVDRVIEGGNDPRRFVADLLERLRDLVILAAVPDAAEKGLVDAPADVIERMQAQASVFGAAELSRAADLVNAGLTEMRGATSPRLQLELICARVLLPAAYDDERSVQARLDRLERGAAFAPGGAGVTIGYVPGPEAHAPMPQVPPGGGPAAARAAARGGAGAPAPAAPGVPAAAGPDAGAQEAGAWPAAGGAPAARAGAPAAPVQAEGSRPGTWPAGSGTPQQPAADGQGGRPGAWPTTGGAQAQPSQQSAPPRAEGPRPGAWPTAAAPGGGAGQTAPGAWPSAAAPGQGRPQQPAPAAPAPAAGPPAGVSPGMAQGAAQVRNMWPNILDAVKNRRRFTWILLSQNAQVAGFDGTTLQLGFLNAGARDNFASSGSEDVLRQVLAEQFNMQWKIEAVVDPSGGAGGGDRPSGAGRAAAPQPRPAQPAPQQAYAPQAPAAPAPALETSRAAAPESSPVAPVAPEDDTPEADDPDLVESALSGHDLIVRELGATVVEEYTNE, from the coding sequence GTGTCGTCCCTTGCGCTGTACCGCCGCTATCGCCCGGAGTCCTTCGCCGAGGTCATCGGGCAGGAGCATGTCACCGACCCGTTGCAGCAGGCCCTGCGCAACAACCGGGTCAATCACGCGTACCTGTTCAGCGGACCGCGCGGATGCGGCAAGACGACCAGTGCGCGTATCCTCGCGCGCTGCCTGAACTGCGAGCAGGGGCCGACGCCGACGCCGTGCGGGGAGTGTCAGTCCTGCCGGGACCTGGCGCGGAACGGGCCGGGGTCGATCGACGTCATCGAGATCGACGCCGCGTCGCACGGTGGTGTGGACGATGCCCGTGAGCTGCGGGAGAAGGCCTTCTTCGGGCCGGCAGCCAGCCGGTACAAGATCTACATCATCGACGAGGCGCACATGGTCACCTCGGCGGGCTTCAACGCCCTGCTGAAGGTGGTCGAGGAGCCACCGGAGCACCTCAAGTTCATCTTCGCGACCACCGAGCCCGAGAAGGTCATCGGCACGATCCGGTCGCGTACGCACCACTACCCGTTCCGCCTGGTGCCGCCGGGGACCCTGCGCGAGTACCTCGCGGAGGTGTGCGCCAAGGAGGCCATCCCGGTCGAGGACGGCGTGCTGCCCCTGGTCGTACGGGCCGGCGCGGGCTCGGTGCGTGACTCCATGTCCGTCATGGACCAGCTGCTGGCCGGCGCGGGCACGGACGGTGTGACGTACGCCATGGCCACGGCCCTGCTCGGATACACGGACGGCTCGCTCCTCGACTCCGTCGTGGACGCCTTCGCGGCGGGCGACGGGGCGGCGGCCTTCGAGGTCGTGGACCGTGTCATCGAGGGAGGCAACGACCCGCGCCGGTTCGTCGCCGACCTGCTGGAGCGGCTGCGCGACCTGGTCATCCTGGCCGCCGTGCCTGACGCGGCGGAGAAGGGCCTCGTCGACGCCCCCGCCGATGTGATCGAGCGCATGCAGGCACAGGCGTCCGTGTTCGGCGCTGCCGAGCTCAGCCGGGCCGCGGACCTGGTGAACGCGGGACTGACGGAGATGCGCGGCGCCACCTCGCCGCGGCTCCAGCTGGAGCTGATCTGCGCCCGGGTGCTGCTGCCCGCGGCGTACGACGACGAGCGTTCGGTGCAGGCCAGGCTGGACCGCCTGGAGCGGGGCGCCGCGTTCGCGCCGGGTGGAGCGGGCGTGACGATCGGCTACGTCCCGGGGCCGGAGGCCCATGCCCCGATGCCCCAGGTCCCGCCGGGCGGCGGTCCTGCCGCGGCCCGCGCGGCGGCACGAGGCGGTGCGGGTGCCCCCGCGCCTGCCGCGCCCGGCGTCCCGGCCGCGGCCGGTCCCGATGCCGGTGCGCAGGAAGCCGGCGCGTGGCCGGCCGCGGGGGGTGCCCCGGCTGCCCGGGCGGGCGCGCCCGCGGCGCCGGTCCAGGCCGAGGGCTCCCGCCCGGGGACCTGGCCCGCCGGTTCCGGTACGCCGCAGCAGCCCGCGGCCGACGGCCAGGGCGGACGTCCCGGCGCATGGCCGACGACGGGCGGCGCGCAGGCCCAGCCGTCGCAGCAGTCCGCGCCGCCCCGGGCCGAGGGCCCTCGCCCCGGGGCCTGGCCGACGGCGGCGGCGCCCGGTGGGGGTGCCGGGCAGACCGCTCCCGGGGCCTGGCCCAGCGCTGCCGCGCCCGGGCAGGGACGGCCGCAGCAGCCCGCTCCGGCGGCGCCCGCACCCGCGGCCGGACCGCCGGCGGGTGTGTCGCCCGGCATGGCGCAGGGCGCCGCCCAGGTGCGGAACATGTGGCCGAACATCCTCGACGCCGTCAAGAACCGGCGACGGTTCACCTGGATCCTGCTCAGCCAGAACGCCCAGGTCGCGGGCTTCGACGGCACCACGCTCCAGCTCGGCTTCCTCAACGCCGGCGCCCGGGACAACTTCGCGAGCAGCGGCAGCGAGGACGTGCTGCGGCAGGTCCTGGCCGAGCAGTTCAACATGCAGTGGAAGATCGAGGCCGTCGTCGACCCGTCCGGCGGGGCGGGCGGCGGCGACCGGCCGTCCGGTGCGGGCCGCGCCGCGGCACCGCAGCCGCGCCCCGCGCAGCCCGCGCCGCAGCAGGCGTACGCACCGCAGGCCCCGGCCGCCCCGGCCCCGGCACTCGAGACGTCCCGTGCGGCGGCTCCCGAGTCGTCCCCCGTCGCCCCGGTCGCTCCGGAGGACGACACCCCGGAGGCGGACGATCCGGACCTGGTCGAGTCGGCGCTGTCCGGTCACGACCTGATCGTGCGGGAGCTGGGCGCTACGGTGGTGGAGGAATATACGAACGAGTGA
- a CDS encoding DNA-binding protein: MARRRLSHEGTLVLDCEGLSKFVGDDEPVVALIAEARKRGMEVVISALTIIEAVHRGTDKARLAWVLSGVRIVPIGDEEAKAASAMLINAGLHGHKYAIDAVVAEMALRQRRPVVMLTSDIDDMAKLCGDRVRLVAV, from the coding sequence GTGGCCCGCCGCAGGCTGAGCCACGAAGGCACCCTCGTTCTCGACTGCGAGGGCCTGTCGAAGTTCGTCGGTGATGACGAACCCGTCGTCGCCCTCATCGCCGAAGCCCGCAAGCGGGGGATGGAAGTCGTCATCAGCGCACTCACCATCATCGAAGCGGTGCATCGTGGGACCGACAAGGCGCGGCTTGCCTGGGTGCTGTCCGGAGTGAGGATCGTGCCTATCGGCGATGAGGAGGCCAAGGCCGCCTCGGCGATGCTGATCAATGCCGGGCTGCATGGTCACAAATACGCCATCGACGCGGTCGTGGCCGAGATGGCACTGCGGCAGCGCCGCCCGGTCGTCATGCTCACCTCGGATATCGACGACATGGCGAAGCTGTGCGGTGACAGGGTGCGCCTCGTCGCCGTGTAA